In Manis javanica isolate MJ-LG chromosome X, MJ_LKY, whole genome shotgun sequence, the DNA window GGCCACTCCCAGGGGGCGCCAGGACAGATGGGCCTTGCTCCTTCAGCACTGTTTCTCACTCGGCACCATCACGCCATGCCATCCCGTCCTgccagcctgggggaggggggagtgGTGCTGTGCATGCTGGGAGCAGCAGGCAGTGGAGCCACCAGCCCTGCCACCTCCTGCCAGGGCTCTCAGGCTCCAGGCACACTCACGGTGATTCCCTCAGGCCAGGCCACAGGTTTGGACCAGGCCCATCCGGGTGCCCAGGAGGGCCCAGCTGGGCGTAAGGGCTGCAGGAGGAGAAGAGGAGCAGCCCTGGGACAGCTCCCTGTGGCTTCGCCCTCCACTGGCTCAGCCCTCATGGGCTCCTGCTCCCGCAGGAACAAAGTTCTGCGGCTCTCCGAGGGGCTGGAGGTGCCAGGGGCCCTCAACTGGGAGGTGaccctgtgtctgttggcctgcTGGGTGCTGGTCTACTTCTGTGTCTGGAAGGGGGTCAAGTCGACAGGAAAGGTACAACCGAGGCGGGGGGGTGGCTGGGGGGGTTGGGCGACATCAGGGCAGGTGTGTCCACATCTCTGCCGGGGACCACTGTCGCAATGCGAAGCGGCCAGGCCAGGGCCCGAGGCGGGGCAGCCCCTTCAGTCCAGGCTACTTGATCACTGCCTAGCGATGGGATGGTTCTCCCCTCCCTCCAAGTCCAGGCCCTGTGGCCTTCCCTCCTGAGGAACAGAAGCCCAGGCAGCAGCTGCCCgttcctctctgtccctcagtcGCTCTGAGTCCACTGGGACACTCTGGGTGGACCTGGTCTCTCTCACGCACCTATCCTGCTCTGCTGAGGGGGGCAGCCCCACTTGGACAGGGGACAGGGGCCTCTGCCCTCCGCCCTGCTCTTGCCACCATCGCTGGCTGGCCCGGGTCTAACCCCAAGTACCAAGGACCCCGCTGCTGTGCAGACGGTGACCTGGAGTCAGGGGCACGCGAGGCGTGGGGCCTGCCCCCATGTCGATGCCCCGCCTCCCTTCCTGGGGAGGGTCCTGCCTGTCCCCTCCCTCTGCAGCTGACCTGTGCTGGCCATGCGGCCGCTGTTGCCCCACCAAGCATCCTGCTTCCTCGCGTGGAGCCGCGGCTCTGAGAAGTGGGGGCTGCTGGCTGGCTCTCTCCTTACTCGGAACACATGGTCCGGGAGCCAGGGACCATGGTCTGTGCAGCCGGTCCTGCTCAGGCTGGGGGCCTCAGAGGGTGAGGCAGGCGCCGCAGGGCCTCACTGAGCAGCCCACCGCCCCCAGATCGTGTACTTCACCGCTACATTCCCCTACGTGGTCCTCGTCGTACTGCTGGTGCGCGGAGTGCTGCTACCTGGCGCCTTGGACGGCATCATCTACTATCTCAAGCCTGACTGGTCAAAGCTAGGGTCCCCTCAGGTGCAGTGGAGGTGCGGGGGGAGGTCGGGGGCTGGTGGAGGTGTGTGTGCAGCCCAGCAGGGTCCCTCACATCCACTCTCCCCTGGCCCATCTCCAGGTATGGATAGATGCCGGGacccaaattttcttttcttatgccaTTGGCCTGGGGGCCCTCACTGCCCTGGGCAGCTACAATCGCTTCAACAACAACTGCTACAAGTAGGCACCACAGCCCTGCCCCCCCCAACCCTGCTGGCCTCTAGACAGCAAACAGCCTAACCAGCTCACGCTGTCCCCTCCGCCCTAGGGATGCCATCATCCTTGCACTCATCAACAGCGGGACCAGCTTCTTTGCTGGCTTCGTGGTCTTCTCCATCCTGGGCTTCATGGCCACAGAGCAGGGTGTGCACATCTCCAAGGTGGCAGAATCAGGTAAAGACCCGCAAGCCTCTAACACactacatacacacaaacacacacatgcagacattCTGGGAAACGAGGTGAAACATCCCTTCAATTTGTCCTATTGCTCTGGGCCAGAGGCAGGCCTGGCTGAGCAGCTGCAAGGCACAGCTGTTCCAGCCAGCTTGGGGCTGGGCCACATGGATCCTCAAGCCCAATATACCCCCACTCTCCAGGGGCCTCATGGTATGTCCATTTTTATGAGTGTTCAGAAGAAAAGGGGGGCCTTTCAGGGGTTAATAGGGACCTGTGACTAAGTAACTGCCAGGAGCCAATTGGAAAGGCCCCTCGGGTACAGGGTGTCCATTAGTCGGGACCACAGGGCCATTGGGGGAGGGGAAAGCAGGGCTTGGATGTGGACACCAGCTGCAGGTGTCCAGACCCTGCCCCTGTCCCctcagggcctggcctggccttcaTCGCCTACCCCAGGGCTGTCACACTGATGCCTGTGGCCCCACTCTGGGCTGCTCTATTCTTCttcatgctgctgctgctgggcctcGACAGCCAGGTTTGCAGGATGGGGCAGCCCCAGCGGGTCAGGGGGTAGGGTGCTGGGTGAGAGGAGCCAGTGGGTAAGGCGCCTGGCCACAGTTCGTAGGTGTGGAAGGCTTCATCACTGGCCTGCTTGACCTCCTCCCGGCCTCCTACTACTTCCGTTTCCAAAGGGAGATCTCTGTGGCACTCTGCTGCGCCCTCTGCTTTGTCATCGACCTCTCCATGGTGACCGATGTGagtaggggcagggagggggctgccCGTGGCCTTCCCCTGCCAGCTgctgccttctctgacccggctCCACCCCTAGGGCGGAATGTACGTCTTCCAGCTCTTTGACTACTACTCGGCCAGCGGCACGACCCTGCTCTGGCAGGCCTTCTGGGAGTGCGTGGTGGTCGCCTGGGTGTATGGTATGCCTGGGCCCTGGGGGCATGGTGCAAGGCAGGGGTGGGAGAGTCGGGGGGTGGGGTCTCCAGCCCTGGGCCTCTGGCCTCACCCACCCCAGGAGCTGACCGCTTTATGGACGACGTTGCCTGCATGATCGGCTACCGACCTTGCCCCTGGATGAAATGGTGCTGGTCCTTCTTCACCCCGCTGGTCTGCATGGTAAAggctggggggctgggcagggcgaGGGGCAGCAAGGGACTGCCACAAGGCTGAGCATGGTGGGGGGGGCTCTCACTTCAGGGCATCTTCATCTTCAACGTGGTGTACTACAAGCCGCTGGTCTACAACAATACCTACGTGTATCCATGGTGGGGTGAAGCCATAGGCTGGGGCTTCGCACTCTCCTCCATGCTGTGTGTTCCGCTCCACCTCCTGGGCTGCCTCGTCAGGGCCAAGGGGACTATGGCTGAGGTCAGTCCCCTATGCCCCCTCCCCCCTCTACCACcccctcacttccttcaggtcAAGGCAGTCCCCCCAGGGTGCCCATTGTCCCACCCACCAGGGCCAGCCATTCTGCCAGAAGCCTTGGCCAGCTTGGCTGGGATTGGAAGGCAGGGAAGCTGGTCCTTCAGGGCGCTGGGCCAGATAGGAGAGGCCTGGCCCTACCTCCGTCCTAACAGCCTTTCAACCCTGTCTCCCTAATGCAGGGAGTAGGGCCTGTCGGTCTGGGCCGGGCCCTAGTTGGAAGCAGGCAGTAGGAAGTGGAGAGTGGAGAAGGATGAGCAGGTACCCCTCCCCAGGGACTCATCACTTTCCTCTCTCCTACAGCGCTGGCAGCACCTGACACAGCCTGTCTGGGGCCTCCACCACTTGGAGTACAGAGCTCAGGACTCGGACGTCAGGGGCCTGACCACCCTGACCCCAGTGTCTGAGAGCagcaaggtggtggtggtggagagcGTCATGTGACAGGCACCCCAACTCACATCACCAGCTCACCCTCTTGTAGCCATAGCAGCCCCTGCTTTAGCCCACCCCCCCTCCAGGGGGCTTGCCTTTCCCTGACACTTTTGGGgtctgcctgggggtggggggaaagcaCCACGAGTGCTAACTAAAgtaactttttccatttttaataaaacgCCAAAAATATCACAATCCACCAAAAATAGATGCCTCCCCCCTGCTCCACCCCACCACTCCTCTTACCCAAGCTGGTGCACACGCTgcctccccaggccctgccaaGCACCCTCGCCCTGCTGCCCGCCGTGGATGCACCTCACCCGACCCCTCCATGCCTGCCTTGCCAGGCTCTGCCCCAACACCCCCTTGGGTGGCCCCTCACCTGGGGTGGGACAGATGTAGTGGGCAGCAGTGATGGCCTGGGGAACAGGAGTCACGACAGGGGATGGGAACAAGGGGTGCCAGCAGAGCCGAGGCAAGTATTTCAGCTGGGCCAGACCCCTCTCCCCATCCCTACTCTAGAAGCTTAGAGAGCCAGCCAGCAATGGAACCTTCTGGTTCCTGCGCCAATCGCCACCAATATCAACTGTGTGAGCTTGTGTAGAGTGCATGAGTGTGAGTAGGTAGGGTCTTTAGCTCTTAGCAAAAGTGAATACCAGGTGTAAACTGTGCCTGTGGGCAAATGAGGCTTatattttgcacattttataAAACTTGAGGAGAGAGATTTCTGCTTGTATTATTTCTAAAGAGAAAACAGCCCTGTATCCCTCCCGTTGCCACTACCTGCCCCTTTCAACTCTTCCTGACTCCTCTGCCCCAGCCGAGTGTGAATTTATAGATCTAATTTTCATAGGCAAAACAAAGGCTTCAAGCTGTCCAGCGTGCAAGTCTGTcatgtgggtatgtgtgtgcagTCCTTGGCCCCAGCCAAGGTGGAAAAGTGCCCGGTGGGGGCCTTGACACGCAGCCCCACGCTCCCCCTCTGCCCTTGAGTCGTCTGTGGTGAGCAGATGCAGGGTTCTGTCCCTGGGGATCTGGGGCTGCTCGCTGGACACACTCAGCCTTGCCCATAACCCTGCCCCCAAGGCTGGGCACGACTACAGGGATCTGAGGTGGGCACCAGCCAGGGACCCAATCCTGGGTAAGGCTCCCACCTGCAAGCTTAGGGCTGATGCACTTTCCACATCTCAAGTCTTCCATATAGCAGCTTTAATTAACCTATGTCTGAGTCACGTCCAATCTTGAGACAGCTAAGTGGACCCTAGAAGGCTACCCCCATGCCCTGACATCGGCTGGGGGTGTCGGGGTGGGTGAGGGTGCAGGGTCCAGCGGGGACATTCTTACTGTGCTAAGAAGCCACTGCAAACATAGCAATAAAAACATGTCATTTTCCAATGCTGGCTTCCGAATGTTGTATTGGGTGGAAAGGTTGTTGGGGGGGCTCTCCAACTCCAGCTGGTTCCTTGGGCAAGGATTTGTTCCAAGGGTCCCTGCACCCAGCAGTGTCCAAGGAACTGGGAAGAGAGCAGGGCAGGAAGGCAGCCAAGAGCCTCTCCCCACGGAGCTGTCACACAGGGAGAAACAACACTTGGCTCAAGAGGGCGCTcaggcaggggcagggaaggCGGGCTGAGGGGAGAAGGCAGGTGGGCAGTTGTGGGTTTCCCAAAAGTTGCTCAAATGCCGCACTACACAGGCGACCTTCCACAGTGCAGGTGACAAGGGGCTGGGCGAGGCAAAGAGCTGGGGAGGAGGACGGAGGAAGCTGCCGCAAAAGCAGGAGAAGGTCACTGGGACCAGAGTGCTAGCAGTGCGGGGAAGAAGTCTTGGGATTAGGGGCCTGTTTTCAAGGTGGAGGCAACAGGGCTCGATGTGCTGGAATACAGGGTTATGAGGAGTCAGGGAGGCCCTGAAAGACTGAACCTGAGCACTGGGAAGGGCAGTAGCTGCCAGATCTTACACTGGAGAGAGGAGGTGGTTTGGAGGGGACAGTGGGAATCAGCTCTGGGCACGTCATCTAAGCAGAGACGTCCAGTCTGCGTGGGTGAGGAGCGCGGCGCTCTGGAAAGAGTCTGGACTGGAGAGGGAACGCCTGAAGTTCTCGGCACGTAAAGGTGGCCCCGAAAGCCCTGAGCTGGAAGGAGCTGGCCAAGAGCAGtgggccccaggccctgggaggtggcagagaaGAGGAGGGGCAGCCAGAGGGGTGGGAGGGACCCCAAGGGTGCCCCCCCACTTCCcgggagcagggaggagggagtgaTGTGTGGCCCCAGAATGCTGGCTGTGACAAGGTCGTGGAGACTGGGGCAGAGAGGTGTATGGGGGTCGTGGTGCACGCAAAAGCCTGATTCGAGTGGGATTAAGGGGAGGAAGCAAaacaagtgtccatcagtggaggaAAGGATGAACACAGTGCGGTCCACACCGACCACAGAATGTTatcctttaaaaggaaggaaattctgacacatgctgccATGTAGAGGAAACTCAAAgccattatgctaagagaaataagccagacacaaacaaATACTGTCTGATTCCACTTCTACGAGGTACACAGAGCAGTCAGCTCAGAGAGCAGAAGTCCGACGGTGGGGGCCGGGGCCGGCGGGAGGGGGCGGGAGTTGGTGTCTAACACGGACAGTCTCAGCTTGAGGAGCTGAAAGGGGTTCTGCAGCGCAGGTGGGGGTGCTGCACAGCAGTGGGAATGCACGCGACGCCACTGGACTGGACACAAGAGTGGTTAACATGGAAGTTTTAGGTTACGCGTATTTCACAGCTTAAAAGGAGTTGGAAGAATTGAAGATAGTGAATACAATCACTTGGGAGCCACAACAGGGGGCTTGGAGGCCATTTGGCGAGATTCCGAGGACCTGAGCCAAGGCCCAGCCGAGGTCAGGGGGGCTGGAGACATCAAGGAGCAGGGCAGGCCTGCCGTTGGAGAGGTCCATTCTAAGGATAGTAGCGGCGGCTGTGGTGACAGCAGGGTGCTGCACCCAGTCATGGGGCCAAGGGAGGAGGGACAGATGCAGGGGGGTGGTCGGGCCAGCCCAGTCATCAGCTGAGGCAGGCCTGGCGGGGCAGGGGGGGGCGGGTATCAAAGTTTCAGGAGGCTGGTGCTCAGCCTGGATGTCAGCTGGGCAGAAGGGAAGGGGTGACCCCTCCCAGAAAAGGGACAGCTTACTCCACACTGTTGGTCCCTCCCAGGCCAGTCTCGGCTCTTCAGCAAGGTATGGTATGTCCCCTGACTGAGGGGCTTTGGCCCTCAACCACACAGCCAGGGGCAGGCTCGGGCTTATGGTGTTGCATGCTCCAATGGTCATGAGGAACTGGACAGGTGCCAGGGCAGTCCCCACAGATGCAGGAAGGAGTGTCAACCCCAACTTGATATTGGCCTTTAGAGCGTGCACTGGCATGGTGGCACCAGCCCTGAAAGACCACCATCTGCCCCTGCAGGATCAGGGCAATGCCCAGCAAGTCACTCTTCCAGCTCGACCACCGTTTCTCCACTTCTAAAGACTCCTCACCTTACAAACCCTCTGCTCCTGCCACACCAGCAACCTGGAGAACCCCAAGTGCTGGCAGCTCCCAGATCTTTAGCCTGGCTCTCCGTAGGTGAGAAGGCCCTGCCCGGGTACCCCAGGCCCCTCACACTGCCCACACCCTGCCCTCATCAACTCCTCCATGAACAGGCCCATTCCACTCCCACCTCAGGCTCACTCCACCTCCTTCACATCTCCACTGCCCTGACCATGGCCATGCCTTAGCTCAGGTCCTTGGCACCTCTTGCCAAATGGCCTCTAAGCTAACTGCCACAATGCCACCAAAGACTCAGAACTAGTAttgacaccacaaaaagagaactTGACAGAGGCCGGGCCACTTGGCCAGGGTCCTGAGAGCATCATGCCGGTAGCATTTACTCAGGAACCTGCCCCTGTAGCAGATGCTCAGAACACGGGGATTTGCAATCTACTAGGAGAGCTGGTTGAGGAAGCGGATCAACCCAGGCCCCTGGTACACACTGGGCTACAAGCCAGGGAAAAGTCAGGGGATGCTGTGAGGCCCAGGGATGCAGTCCCACTCTGAGCAGGAGGAAAACAGTGTCCCGGATGGCCCGATGGGCTGGTTTCTGCAGGCGACCCTCTGGTACAGACCGGGCAGGTGCCTCACTTTCTGCCGAAGGGTCTGTTACCCCCATCACTGTCTTGTCCCATCCCTGTCCTAAATGCCCCACCCAGTTGGAAAGGGTCCTTGGGCAGCTTTCTCCTACCGGGCGCAAGGCCTGACACCCAGGGAAGAACCTGCAGGCATGCTGTTTGGACTCTAGAAGTTCAGAGAAAGGTGAGCTCAGGAAGGCTGAGGTAGTCAGGGAACACATCCTGGAAAAGCCCTGGCATAGCAACCAGAAGGTATCACCTACAGGCCCCCCTCCCCACAGGCCTTCCAAGGAAGGGGGCCATCCACAGCCCCTCCCCGCTGCCTAGCTCTGCCTGGGCCGGTCATAAGGTCAATGCCAAGGGCGAGGCTGTCCTCTCTCAGCTGGCATTAGTCAGAGGTCATCCTGCAAACCTTCAggatggggtggggcagggagtgaCTAGTG includes these proteins:
- the SLC6A8 gene encoding sodium- and chloride-dependent creatine transporter 1; the encoded protein is MAKKSAENGIYSVSGDEKKGPLIAPGPEGAPAKGDGPAGLGAPGGRLAVPPRETWTRQMDFIMSCVGFAVGLGNVWRFPYLCYKNGGGVFLIPYVLIALVGGIPIFFLEISLGQFMKAGSINVWNICPLFKGLGYASMVIVFYCNTYYIMVLAWGFYYLVKSFTTTLPWATCGHMWNTPDCVEIFRHEDCANASLANLTCDQLADRRSPVIEFWENKVLRLSEGLEVPGALNWEVTLCLLACWVLVYFCVWKGVKSTGKIVYFTATFPYVVLVVLLVRGVLLPGALDGIIYYLKPDWSKLGSPQVWIDAGTQIFFSYAIGLGALTALGSYNRFNNNCYKDAIILALINSGTSFFAGFVVFSILGFMATEQGVHISKVAESGPGLAFIAYPRAVTLMPVAPLWAALFFFMLLLLGLDSQFVGVEGFITGLLDLLPASYYFRFQREISVALCCALCFVIDLSMVTDGGMYVFQLFDYYSASGTTLLWQAFWECVVVAWVYGADRFMDDVACMIGYRPCPWMKWCWSFFTPLVCMGIFIFNVVYYKPLVYNNTYVYPWWGEAIGWGFALSSMLCVPLHLLGCLVRAKGTMAERWQHLTQPVWGLHHLEYRAQDSDVRGLTTLTPVSESSKVVVVESVM